In Fundidesulfovibrio putealis DSM 16056, a genomic segment contains:
- a CDS encoding sensor histidine kinase has protein sequence MKQTASLLSRLPHLTIRQKVVAGVIIPVLIFTVVGVVSFNYLIRLEGTLTLMEAADDLSNTILEVRRYEKNYLLYGHTEDFDESQRYIDQARVTLSAMALAARDTHARRTIARLTPVLDTYQAKSRSLRLTVSDSAAAQDREDLRQAGKDMVDLSLDLKNTERERTLLLVANLKRQLLISGVFIAASGIVLALLLARKILRALGTITKATSEIGQGNFKTLEVPRANDETRRVLEAFNRMTRELERRQDQLIQEKKLSSLGVLTSGIAHQLNNPLNNISTSCQILIEEHKECDPAFSDRMLGNIQQEVLRARDIVKGLLEFSRAKDFSLKPVSLEDVVTKAFRLVSSQIPAGITLTHSIPAGLVLELDAARMQEVFINLLLNAAQGIEEIPGAITVSAESDVDSGTAVIVVEDTGMGIPEEALGKVFDPFYTTKEVGKGTGLGLSIVFGIIEKHNGSIAAEKTDGKGARFVIRMPLPVSSERLT, from the coding sequence ATGAAGCAAACCGCCTCTCTTCTCTCACGCCTGCCGCACCTGACCATCCGTCAGAAGGTGGTGGCGGGCGTGATTATTCCGGTGCTCATCTTCACCGTGGTGGGCGTAGTCTCCTTCAACTATCTGATTCGGCTGGAAGGCACCCTCACGCTGATGGAGGCGGCGGACGATCTTTCCAACACCATCCTGGAAGTGCGCCGCTATGAGAAGAACTATCTGCTCTACGGCCACACCGAGGACTTTGACGAGTCGCAGCGCTACATCGACCAGGCCCGCGTCACCCTGTCCGCCATGGCGCTCGCCGCGCGCGACACCCATGCCCGCAGGACCATCGCCAGGCTCACCCCGGTGCTGGACACGTACCAAGCCAAAAGTCGCAGCTTGCGCCTGACCGTGTCGGACTCGGCTGCCGCCCAGGACCGCGAGGACCTGCGTCAGGCAGGCAAGGACATGGTGGACCTGTCCCTGGACCTCAAGAACACCGAACGCGAACGCACGCTCCTATTGGTGGCAAACCTCAAGCGCCAACTGCTCATCTCAGGCGTGTTCATCGCCGCATCCGGCATCGTGCTGGCCCTGCTGCTGGCCCGAAAAATCCTGCGGGCGCTTGGCACCATCACCAAGGCCACCTCGGAGATCGGCCAGGGCAACTTCAAGACCTTGGAGGTCCCCCGCGCCAACGACGAGACCCGGCGCGTGCTGGAGGCCTTCAACCGCATGACCCGCGAACTGGAGCGCCGCCAGGACCAGCTGATCCAGGAGAAGAAGCTCTCCTCGCTTGGCGTGCTCACCTCGGGCATAGCACACCAGCTGAACAACCCCCTGAACAACATCTCCACCTCCTGCCAGATCCTCATCGAGGAGCACAAAGAGTGCGACCCGGCCTTTTCCGACCGCATGCTCGGCAACATCCAGCAGGAAGTGCTGCGCGCCCGGGACATCGTGAAGGGGCTTCTGGAGTTCTCCCGCGCCAAGGACTTCAGCCTGAAGCCCGTTTCCCTGGAGGACGTGGTGACCAAGGCCTTCCGGCTGGTGTCCAGCCAGATTCCCGCCGGGATAACCCTGACCCACTCCATCCCTGCCGGACTGGTGCTGGAGCTGGACGCGGCCCGCATGCAGGAGGTGTTCATCAACCTGCTGCTGAACGCGGCCCAGGGCATCGAGGAAATCCCCGGCGCGATCACCGTATCCGCCGAGTCTGACGTCGATTCCGGCACAGCCGTGATCGTCGTGGAGGACACGGGCATGGGCATCCCCGAGGAGGCCCTGGGCAAGGTGTTCGATCCCTTCTACACCACCAAGGAGGTGGGCAAGGGGACCGGGCTCGGCTTGTCCATCGTGTTCGGCATCATCGAAAAGCACAACGGCTCCATCGCGGCTGAGAAGACCGACGGCAAAGGCGCGCGCTTCGTAATCCGCATGCCTCTGCCCGTCTCCTCCGAGAGGCTCACGTGA
- a CDS encoding primase C-terminal domain-containing protein: protein MVGYAKTGQDAFKVDLPQHIGGIQRGPLDERAIESGERNDELTRWAGKWASEGNDIDTVIKLTMGHNVLHCREPLPQKDTEVIACSVFKREPEKLAELGIDPGKEILVSLIIG, encoded by the coding sequence ATCGTCGGGTATGCCAAGACGGGTCAGGATGCGTTTAAGGTCGATCTACCACAGCATATCGGGGGTATTCAGCGTGGTCCTCTGGACGAGAGGGCCATCGAGAGCGGAGAGCGCAACGACGAGCTTACCCGGTGGGCGGGCAAATGGGCCAGTGAAGGAAACGACATCGACACCGTCATCAAGCTCACCATGGGCCACAACGTCCTCCACTGCCGGGAGCCTCTCCCCCAGAAGGACACCGAGGTCATCGCCTGCAGCGTTTTCAAGCGCGAGCCCGAGAAGCTGGCGGAACTGGGCATCGACCCTGGCAAGGAAATATTAGTGTCACTAATAATCGGGTAA
- the secG gene encoding preprotein translocase subunit SecG, translating into MDTLIATIHIIACVMLVVLVLLQSGKEGMGVIFGGGSGSVFGSSGAGGLLVKLTAVFGAVFLITSLAYNSYTGRGAKPDTSVMEGAPIEQKAAPAENKKPGQNLFEEQKTPAEQKQ; encoded by the coding sequence TTGGACACTCTTATCGCTACGATTCATATCATCGCCTGTGTCATGCTCGTCGTGCTGGTTCTTCTTCAGTCCGGCAAGGAAGGCATGGGAGTGATCTTCGGCGGCGGCAGCGGGTCGGTTTTCGGCAGCTCCGGTGCAGGGGGACTTCTGGTGAAGCTGACCGCCGTGTTCGGCGCGGTTTTCCTGATCACCTCCCTGGCGTACAACTCCTACACCGGCAGGGGTGCAAAGCCTGATACTTCCGTAATGGAAGGCGCTCCCATCGAGCAGAAGGCCGCTCCCGCCGAGAACAAGAAGCCTGGGCAGAACCTCTTCGAGGAACAGAAGACCCCGGCTGAACAGAAGCAGTAA
- a CDS encoding S16 family serine protease has translation MIFFQKRTEGKAPPSPSSDLDVLTERAKSPDLPPHAREAALRELDRLSKTDPSVAEYSVGIGYLDFLLGLPWSAATQDRLDLASAGEVLSGRHFGLGQVKERVLEYLASRALRASSDFHILVVDDEDIARTNLEYVLKKEGYRVRGACNGLEALEEVRRWEFDLIVTDLKMDKMDGMQLLEEARKLSPSTQVMMVTGFATVDTAVQAMRQGAVYYLAKPVNLDELRATVAQLARGKAAPTVFRSPVLCFTGPPGTGKTSVGQAIAEALGRKFHRMSLAGLRDEAELRGHRRTYVGALPGRVLQSVHRLGVRNPVFMLDEMDKIGKDFRGDPAAVFLEMLDPEQNSQFVDNYLEVPFDLSQVLFIATVNDVRELSGPLLDRLEVVPFQGYTAAEKVQIALRHLLPRQLREHGLTHPYPDFTPPAVNAVVDGYTREAGVRNLDRELGRACRKLAKLRLEGEQPPSPITVDEALVPALLGPRRFVREAAGGEPRVGVATGLVYADHGGEIIFVEAIRMKGTGNITMTGSLGEVLCESGKTALSLVRSRAAELGIDPDAFMLEDLHVHIPAGSIPKEGSSAGLTLAMALASLYTGKALRRDVAMTGEITLTGQVLPVGGIREKILAAARAGARRVILPDGNRPEVQAMSGDETAGVEVVFVKTMFEALGLVVA, from the coding sequence ATGATCTTCTTCCAGAAGCGCACCGAGGGAAAAGCCCCCCCGTCGCCCAGCAGCGACCTGGACGTTCTGACTGAACGCGCCAAGAGCCCGGATCTGCCGCCCCACGCCAGGGAGGCCGCCCTGCGCGAGCTGGACCGGCTCTCCAAGACCGACCCGTCCGTGGCCGAGTACTCCGTGGGCATCGGGTATCTGGATTTCCTGCTGGGCCTGCCCTGGAGCGCGGCCACCCAGGATCGGCTCGACCTGGCCAGCGCGGGGGAGGTCCTGTCCGGGCGGCACTTCGGGCTGGGGCAGGTGAAGGAGCGGGTGCTGGAGTATCTGGCCTCACGCGCGCTTCGGGCCTCGTCCGACTTCCACATCCTGGTGGTGGACGACGAGGACATCGCCCGCACCAACCTGGAGTACGTCCTGAAGAAGGAGGGCTACCGGGTGCGCGGCGCGTGCAACGGGCTGGAGGCCCTGGAAGAGGTGCGGCGCTGGGAGTTCGACCTGATCGTCACCGACCTCAAGATGGACAAGATGGACGGCATGCAGCTTTTGGAAGAGGCCCGCAAGCTCTCGCCGTCCACCCAGGTGATGATGGTCACGGGATTCGCCACCGTGGACACCGCCGTGCAGGCCATGCGCCAGGGCGCGGTGTACTATCTGGCCAAGCCCGTGAACCTGGACGAGCTGCGCGCCACCGTGGCCCAGTTGGCGCGCGGCAAGGCCGCGCCTACGGTGTTTCGAAGCCCGGTGCTGTGCTTCACCGGCCCTCCCGGAACGGGCAAGACCTCCGTGGGACAGGCCATCGCCGAGGCCCTGGGGCGCAAATTCCACCGCATGTCCCTGGCAGGGCTGCGGGACGAGGCCGAGCTTCGCGGCCACCGGCGCACCTATGTAGGCGCGCTGCCGGGCCGGGTGCTCCAGTCCGTGCATCGCCTGGGCGTGCGAAACCCGGTGTTCATGCTGGACGAGATGGACAAGATCGGCAAGGACTTCCGGGGCGACCCGGCAGCCGTGTTCCTGGAGATGCTGGACCCGGAGCAGAACAGCCAGTTCGTGGACAACTACCTGGAGGTCCCCTTCGATCTCTCCCAGGTGCTGTTCATCGCCACGGTCAACGACGTGCGCGAGCTGTCCGGCCCGCTGCTGGACCGCCTGGAGGTCGTCCCCTTCCAGGGGTACACGGCAGCCGAGAAGGTGCAGATCGCGCTCAGGCATCTGCTGCCGCGCCAACTGCGCGAGCACGGCCTGACCCACCCCTACCCGGACTTCACGCCGCCAGCGGTGAACGCCGTGGTGGACGGCTACACCCGCGAGGCCGGGGTGCGGAACCTGGACCGCGAGCTTGGCCGGGCCTGCCGCAAGCTCGCCAAACTTCGCCTGGAGGGCGAGCAGCCGCCGTCACCAATTACGGTCGACGAGGCGCTGGTTCCTGCGCTTCTTGGGCCGCGCCGCTTTGTGCGCGAAGCCGCCGGGGGCGAGCCGCGCGTTGGCGTGGCTACGGGCTTGGTCTACGCGGACCACGGTGGGGAGATCATCTTCGTGGAGGCTATCCGCATGAAGGGGACCGGCAACATCACCATGACCGGTTCACTGGGGGAGGTGTTGTGCGAGTCGGGCAAGACCGCGCTCAGCCTGGTGCGCTCGCGTGCGGCGGAGCTTGGCATCGACCCCGACGCGTTCATGCTGGAGGACCTGCACGTACACATCCCGGCAGGGTCCATCCCCAAAGAAGGAAGCTCTGCCGGGCTGACCTTGGCCATGGCCTTGGCTTCGCTCTATACGGGAAAGGCGCTGCGGCGCGACGTGGCCATGACCGGGGAGATCACGCTGACCGGGCAGGTGCTGCCTGTGGGAGGAATTCGGGAAAAAATACTGGCTGCGGCGCGCGCCGGAGCCAGGAGAGTGATCCTGCCGGACGGCAACAGGCCGGAGGTGCAGGCCATGTCGGGCGACGAGACCGCCGGGGTCGAAGTGGTGTTCGTGAAAACGATGTTCGAGGCGCTGGGGCTGGTGGTGGCGTGA
- the tpiA gene encoding triose-phosphate isomerase, with protein sequence MKKLMAANWKMYKLHSEARDTAEALVKAMKGVLPEDREVLIVPPFTALRSVRKAIKKVPGFALGGQNFFPSMQGAFTGEIAPDMLTDMGCTYALAGHSERRHILGESDEFVGKKVVCGLERGLGMILCVGETIDERKEGRLDEVVRRQMELGLAEVPLDVAPERLTVAYEPVWAIGTGLTAGPKEILAAHALVRSILLEKFGQAAQQMRILYGGSVKPENASEILLLDNVDGVLVGGSSLSADSFSKIVTA encoded by the coding sequence ATGAAAAAACTGATGGCCGCCAACTGGAAGATGTACAAGCTTCACTCTGAAGCGCGCGACACCGCCGAAGCCCTGGTGAAGGCCATGAAGGGCGTTCTGCCCGAGGACCGCGAGGTGCTGATCGTTCCGCCGTTCACGGCCCTGCGCAGCGTGCGCAAGGCCATCAAGAAGGTTCCTGGCTTCGCCCTGGGCGGCCAGAACTTCTTCCCCTCCATGCAGGGAGCCTTCACGGGCGAGATCGCCCCGGATATGCTCACGGACATGGGGTGCACGTATGCGCTGGCCGGGCATTCGGAGCGCAGGCACATCCTGGGCGAGTCTGACGAGTTCGTGGGCAAGAAGGTCGTTTGCGGATTGGAACGCGGCCTGGGCATGATTCTGTGCGTGGGAGAGACCATCGACGAGCGCAAGGAAGGCAGGCTCGATGAAGTGGTGCGCCGCCAGATGGAACTCGGTCTGGCCGAGGTTCCCCTGGATGTGGCCCCCGAGCGCCTGACCGTGGCCTACGAGCCCGTCTGGGCCATCGGAACCGGACTTACCGCAGGGCCCAAGGAGATTCTCGCCGCGCACGCCCTGGTGCGCTCCATATTGTTGGAGAAATTCGGTCAGGCAGCCCAGCAGATGCGCATTCTCTACGGCGGTTCCGTGAAGCCGGAGAACGCTTCTGAAATTTTGTTGCTTGACAATGTCGACGGTGTCTTGGTAGGAGGCTCATCCCTGAGCGCGGACAGCTTTTCAAAGATTGTCACGGCTTAA
- a CDS encoding type II toxin-antitoxin system HicB family antitoxin, which produces MILHTEDGVSCGVTVPDFPGCFTSGETLEEALSNVQGAVEAYLLIPGGRASPPSDRAALCEHVNRAGSCKF; this is translated from the coding sequence GTGATTCTTCATACAGAGGACGGCGTGAGCTGCGGCGTGACTGTGCCGGATTTCCCCGGCTGTTTCACGTCCGGCGAGACACTGGAGGAGGCGCTTTCAAACGTCCAAGGGGCGGTGGAGGCGTATCTGTTAATTCCCGGAGGGAGGGCGTCACCTCCCTCCGATCGGGCGGCATTATGTGAACATGTTAATAGAGCAGGTTCCTGCAAGTTTTAA
- a CDS encoding sigma-54-dependent transcriptional regulator has product MRGGTVLIVDDESIAVDNLAHILGREGYATATASSGEEAIELLGSREFDLVLTDLRMTGLDGLGVLAESKRLWPDTEVVVMTGHATVSTAVEAMRLGACHYLTKPYGLAEVRATVAEAMDKRRLRQEVARLSRQVAGLACGPLIIGESPAIQALRDNIHHIAPTDSTVLILGETGTGKELVARAIHQSSLRKDNRFLAINCGAFNEDLLANELFGHEKGAFSGASTQKKGLLEVAGEGTLFLDEIGEMSLSMQVRLLRVLQERLFFRVGGTQEIPVSARILAATNKDLKAEVDLGLFRADLYYRLNVITLRVPPLSERRQDIPLLAGYFIAKYAPAMGKTVSGVSSEAVRHLMAYDYPGNIRELENIVQRAVIMAKGELIVPGDLPLDLRGDAPALVKHEGPELITLDELERRHIEAVLAHEGGNKTKAAEILGIDRVSLWRKLKRYGLGE; this is encoded by the coding sequence GTGAGAGGCGGCACCGTCCTCATCGTGGACGACGAGTCCATCGCCGTGGACAACCTCGCCCACATCCTGGGCCGCGAGGGCTACGCCACGGCCACGGCCTCCAGCGGCGAGGAGGCCATCGAACTGCTGGGCTCGCGCGAGTTCGACCTTGTGCTCACCGATCTTCGCATGACCGGCCTGGACGGGCTCGGGGTGCTGGCGGAATCCAAGCGCCTCTGGCCAGACACCGAAGTCGTGGTCATGACCGGGCACGCCACGGTGTCCACCGCCGTGGAGGCCATGCGCTTGGGGGCCTGCCACTACCTGACCAAGCCCTACGGGCTGGCAGAGGTGCGCGCCACCGTGGCCGAGGCCATGGACAAGCGGCGACTTCGCCAGGAGGTGGCCCGGCTGTCGCGCCAGGTTGCCGGGCTGGCCTGCGGGCCGCTCATCATCGGCGAGAGCCCGGCCATCCAGGCGCTGCGCGACAACATCCACCACATCGCGCCCACCGACTCCACCGTGCTCATCCTTGGCGAAACCGGAACCGGCAAGGAGCTGGTGGCGCGTGCCATTCACCAGTCGAGCCTGCGAAAGGACAACCGCTTCCTGGCCATCAACTGCGGAGCCTTCAACGAGGACCTCCTGGCCAACGAGCTGTTCGGCCACGAAAAGGGCGCGTTCTCGGGCGCATCCACCCAGAAGAAGGGACTCCTGGAAGTGGCCGGGGAAGGCACGCTCTTCCTGGACGAAATCGGGGAGATGTCGTTGTCCATGCAGGTGCGCCTGCTGCGCGTGCTGCAGGAGCGGCTGTTCTTCCGGGTGGGCGGCACGCAGGAGATTCCAGTGTCGGCGCGCATCCTGGCCGCCACAAACAAGGACCTGAAGGCCGAGGTGGACCTGGGGCTTTTCCGGGCCGACCTGTACTACCGCCTGAACGTGATCACGCTTCGCGTGCCGCCGCTCAGCGAGCGCAGGCAGGACATCCCGCTGCTGGCCGGGTACTTCATAGCCAAGTACGCGCCCGCCATGGGCAAGACCGTGTCCGGGGTGTCCTCGGAGGCGGTGCGGCACCTGATGGCTTACGATTATCCCGGCAACATCCGGGAGCTTGAGAACATCGTGCAGCGGGCCGTGATCATGGCCAAGGGGGAGCTTATCGTACCGGGCGACCTGCCCCTGGACCTACGCGGCGATGCTCCGGCCCTCGTGAAGCATGAGGGGCCGGAGCTGATTACTCTTGATGAGCTGGAACGCAGGCACATCGAGGCCGTGCTGGCGCACGAGGGCGGCAACAAGACCAAGGCCGCCGAGATTCTGGGGATTGATCGGGTGTCGCTGTGGCGCAAGCTGAAGAGGTATGGATTGGGTGAGTGA
- a CDS encoding DsrE/DsrF/DrsH-like family protein encodes METVNEDKQRYTFICSKGTLDGAYPSLVLALNARRLGHDVSLFYTFMGINVVRKGYMSKLKFHPPGFLGAIPGMSNIATSMMEKQIEDANIPSLEEIFEMAQLEGVNIYACKMTLDMMKIPEDELIEGVEIMNAEQYLKLAGTCSINMFT; translated from the coding sequence ATGGAAACCGTGAATGAAGACAAACAGCGCTACACATTCATATGTTCAAAAGGTACTTTGGACGGAGCATACCCATCCCTCGTGTTGGCGCTTAACGCACGACGGCTCGGCCATGATGTTTCTCTATTCTACACATTTATGGGCATAAACGTAGTCCGCAAGGGGTACATGTCCAAACTCAAATTCCACCCGCCAGGATTCCTGGGAGCAATTCCAGGCATGTCGAACATCGCCACCAGCATGATGGAAAAACAAATTGAGGATGCGAACATCCCGAGTCTCGAAGAGATTTTTGAGATGGCGCAACTTGAAGGCGTAAATATTTATGCCTGCAAGATGACGCTGGATATGATGAAAATACCGGAAGACGAACTGATCGAGGGCGTTGAGATCATGAACGCGGAGCAGTATTTAAAACTTGCAGGAACCTGCTCTATTAACATGTTCACATAA